The following nucleotide sequence is from Lysobacter panacisoli.
ACGCAAGGGCCGCAGGTCGTGTATTTCGCCGCGGTCCGGGATTCCGGACCGCCGTGGCGGGCCTTACTCGACCTCGGCTTCTTCGCCGCCCTCGCCGCTGCCGTCGGCGGACTGCACGTAGCCGCCACCCGGTCCCACGCGCACGTTGCGCGCCGGAACCACGGTGGAAATGGCGTGCTTGTAGACCATCTGGCTGACGGTGTTGCGCAGGAGCACGACGAACTGGTCGAAGGATTCGATGGTGCCCTGCAGCTTGATGCCGTTGACCAGGTAGACCGAAACCGGCACGCGTTCGCGCCGCAGCGCATTCAGGAAAGGATCCTGCAAAGACTGTCCCTTGGACATGACGTTGTTCCCCAACTCGTTCTAGTTATAAGGGCGGCGCAAGCCGCATCGCCGTTCCCTGTCCCCACAGCGGCGACGGCCCGATGGTAGCGCAAAGATCCGCGTCGCACGCGTACCCGGCTCAGCCGCTCGCGGTACCGTGCGCGCCGTCCATGAAACGCGCCCTCGCCGCCTCCAGCGCGGCGGCCTCGCGCTGCGGATCGAACCACTGCGCGTCGAGTTCGCCGCGCAGCCAGGTCAGCTGGCGCTTGG
It contains:
- the hfq gene encoding RNA chaperone Hfq is translated as MSKGQSLQDPFLNALRRERVPVSVYLVNGIKLQGTIESFDQFVVLLRNTVSQMVYKHAISTVVPARNVRVGPGGGYVQSADGSGEGGEEAEVE